ccaaattttacttttcttgttTGTGTGGTATAAGGATAATATGATTCGAACATATAAGAAGTGACCATTTGGTGGTCATTTTTTCAGGGCGTTATATGATGTGTGATATGCAAAATGGTATTTGTGGCACTGGACGCGTACCATGTGCTAGGCTTATGCATCTGGTCTGAACCGTGTGGTTAGTATATGATATACATTCTTTATCGGGGATGCATCAGACTGTATTACTCCCTAAAACTGTTTGTCATATTAgaattcatatattaattatataattaaagggTTTAGCAAACTTTTCAAAAGTgttaatgataataatattaatttagacAAAAGAATGTGAGCAAAAACTTTCAAAAGTggcaacaacaataataatagttaataaataaatgccacttattaagaaaataatcatTAAGTAAATAAAGGGCAGCTAGAAAGCAAGTCCAATTCATTGTGtgtttgatttgatataagAGTCCTGAAAAAGGCCAAGGAGCTGTGGCTTGTGGATTAGATCAGAATAGCTTAAAGTCAACTCAATAATATAAGATCAAACTGATATGAAATATGGATTTTATATCACGGCGTGTCATcgaatcatttttttatatcacACAAAACATTGACAGTTAGAAAACACACTTGACGGGACTTTCCATTTGGCCTCTATGaagaaatgaatgaaattgtgcgatctaaaattatttagaaaacttttttattctttttttttctctctctttcgttTTTATTGTTTCCTTACCCTTTTTAGTCttcatttctctcttttaatctctgtctctctgttccaatttataattaaaaaaaaaaagaaaaaagaaaaagaaaaacacattTAACAAATCACAGAGAAAATGACGAGGTTGTATTGGGGAAGATCAGCGATCGAGCAATCACGGTGGTGACCCcaaaataaacaaagaaaGTTTTGGGAAGTGAGACAAACAAATAACAAAAGTAGAAGTAAGGAAGGTCAAAGCTCGAAAATATGCAATATAACTATATTTTAACTCAAGAACCCATTTCAGGGAACGAGTTTGGGGAGTGAGTCTCGCACATTTCTATGCATTTCAaagtgcgtcgaggaatcccAACAATTCGATGAACCCAACATCGAATTCAACTTACTATTACCTTCAATGTTTCCATTCGAGGTTTGAGCATTGCAGTCCGTATAGACAATCAACCTTTGATCTGAAATCCTATAATTCTAAGCAAATATGGTTTTTtggttttcaatttttttatgttttattttttaataaagaaaggaatgacaaaaaaaagaaagaagaacaataaaaaaaaattgggaaacaattaaaagttgtcacgTCGGCATTTTTCGTTATTTCTTGATGGAAGACAAACAGAATGTCTTCTCATATGGGCTTTCTAATTGTCAAGGTTTTAtgtgatgtaaaaaataattcaagaGCATGCTTGATGTAAAATTCATCTTTCTTTCAACagttttattataatatgatAGATGTGAAATTCAATATTGTCGTAGTTGTCTCAGTTCTAAAACTTATAATATTCTTGTAAGTGAAAAATTTTACGAAAATTTATCTTCTGAAACGGCTGATCTATCTACCTaaataaaagtattttttattacataaaaaatatttttaaatctaAAAAGTATTTTAATTAGACAGACACCAAGTACGATAAAGTCCAATGCATGAAATTTATGCTCATACACTACATAGCTTGTGTTGAGATATACACAAAGTGATGAAGTAAATCGTGTCCAATTAACAACGTAACCTCGACCGTTGTTATTATCATCATTTTGGGATTTTTGCCAGTTACGGAAGAAATCACAGCCAACGTTTGCCTTTTCATCTCACTTTCTTGTATCAACTAATAATCGCCGTGTTACAGACTCGCACTATTGAATAGCTTTGTTTTTGGGATGTCAGATCGGTGAAATGTAACCTTGCAATTAACAATATTATTAGTTGATATTCGGGCGTTGCTCGAtaacttttttatcttttatatttaGAAGTGTTGCCATATCTtcgtaataataaatataaaaatcttCCTAATTCAAAAGATGGCATGAGTTGTATCCGACAATGTCTATCCTTACTTCATTCACTTTCTAACTTTACCTTGGAACAACCGGACCCTTGGGACCTTCTTCAACCCCAGGCTTACAGAATATTCAAGGGCTATTAGATGTGAGTGAGAGTTTGAATTAGAGGATTTTTAGGCACGCCAATTAGGAGGATTTAGCATTTTATAAGTAAAATCATAGAGAGAACACTAGGTAGGGTTGCTTATGAAAAGTGAAGATATCATGTAAGAGtgtagaaaaaaatataatgaatagAAAGATGATggataaaatgaattttgcaTTATACTTATACGAAATTTAACCCATTGAACTTAAAGAATATCACATATTTTGAGAATAGTTCTTTCACATTAGCAATCAACTTTTCAAAAGATTCTTTGATTATATTCTATTACAAGCAAATAACATAGAGATATTTCTAATATATGTTTAACATAGCACCAATATACTATAGTACATTtaactaaaattgaaaagcCAATTCACCAGGAGCTAAGAGCTTTATAATGGGCTCACGTGATGAATCCACTTCTTGCGCTTCGAttatactttctttttttttttttgcttgaagtggtaatttttattttaattgtttagATTTGTGGGAGTTTCTCATTCTTGTCTAATTTGTTGATAtccttattcagttgtatGAATTTCAcgaatggaagaggatgagttTTTTATGCCTTCACATGGTAGTAGTGTGAGAATGACAAATAACAATGCGGGCAAGGACATTGTAATCAATTTAAAagccatttttttaattgatcaaaatagataaatatgTGAAtccttttaaataatttaatcatCTAAGTAATTAAGAAAACATTCAATAACAACGTGAGAGTTAACAAATGGAATTTCCAATTCTCACGCTACACTTAAACATGATCAGAGGGTTAGCAAATGAAACTCCCACATCCGCGcttcaactttatatattatgatgaTTGGGTTAATGATGTGATAGTAGATGATGAGGCTGATGAGAATAAGAAAGTCTTATATATAATGGATATATCACGTGTCATCATAAGTCAATAAGGGGTCATCAATACTTAATGGTTTTTAGAAATATCGTTAAAAAAACTATTCACTATTgacaaaagtaaaattttttatgtgtCTAACGATATAATATCATCTAATATATCCATTATACACCATACATTCTCATCTCATCAGAATTCTATGCCGAGAGACTAATAATTGATCAATCACATTCTCATGAATTATTTATATGTCTTAAAATTATTGCAATTGCAAACATATTTTGCCGTAAAGGACCAAGTCATTATTTTGGCCATCGCATGGCATTTGTTTAATTACATCGGACGATTGAAAGAGACCcctaaaaataatttgcttGTGGTTTCTTAGAATCCATCAATATCCGACTAAGCTTCAAAATGAGTTGTCTTGTTAATCCAGTTTCGCGGTGCAAAGGCTTACCGGTTACACTTCGGAGCCGCTACGAATGTGTAGGGACTTGATCTGCTCGAGAATACGAACAAGCGATGACATCTCTTTATCACTGGACGAAGGAAATAAATGACTACTGCCGCGGTTTTCTGGATAAGCAACGTCCAAGCCGGTCGCATCGACTCTTGTCGGATTCTCATTTTGCCTTAGGGAGAGGTCACTTGGCGGGTCATACTCCGGCCCCTTCTTCCTTGCACGAATTGTTTATGGCAACTTCGTGTGGTACCTGCCGCGAAGCCACTCCGATCACGACGTAaagcttttattttcataCTGCATATCATGGATAGTTCGGGAGGGAGTGTTGGATCTGTATGTAACCCATCCAAGGGATGCTCCAATGGTCTGGGACCCCGAATTTCATCGCATAAAGCCGAGCAAGGATGGACCGTGTTACTcacataaaattttatggtgtttttggatttagagttaaagtaactttgattttgattttgattttgattgtggaaaatgacaaatgagatgtgattataaatttgacttgggaaatgtgtgtttttgttgtatagtgtgttgagttaaagttaaagttaaaatttttgacttgagaaatgtgtatttttattggatagtgtgttgagttaaagttgaagttaaagttaaaattttttatttgggaatccaaacagggcattaatattttataagaaTTTACATAAATTTGCTTTGAAAAATATCATCTAATTGTTTGGAGGAATCGTGATAGTTCCTTAAAGGATAAAGATGATATTGAGAGAAGTATGTAAGAGATAAAGATGACTCGCAAACGATTTCTCGGATTTCCTACCTCAAAGGGTATTAGATATCTTGCTTGTACTCTACCACTATGTGTGCCCTATATGGGCCTCGCGAAGGGGGACCCTTGTTTGCCCGTGTCTATTCTACGATCTATTTTTTGCACGACATAATAGAAACACGACGCCGTGAAATTTACCTAATAAAGTACGAATCACGTGCAAAATCATTTATTGTTCCTATTACATCGTGTCAAATGTGGACGTAAGTGCCCTACCAAGCACATTACAAAAAGAAGAGAGGCATATAATAATgatatatgtatgttttagTTACAGCGAAAAAGAAAGCGGAAGGATGAGAAATTACACTAacgaaaattaaattcaaaacTCTGCTTTTCAAGACGGTATAACTGGATTATACCTCGAATCTcgacgatatatatatatatatattccaataTATGCACCACCTAGTATTTAAGGGTCTAATCCGCTTTGATAAATTGAAGTTTGAGCTAGATTGGCTTATTAAAGGATAAAAACTCTCCCGATCgttaattttcttcatttataaaGCAATTTTcgcatttaaaattttatttacaaaaaataaatatcaaatcacaTGAATCGATCCATCTCTAAATTATTGGGAACTAAGTTATTGAACCTGTGTATTGCaaggattaattaagaaaatttatattaagaagttaaatatgaaaacaatAATGGATACGAATTTAttgtttatattaatatacaaaaactttattatttatattataaactTTAATACGACAAATTTCAGATGTACCATATTGAACACATGTGCAACTCATAAGCAAAGAATTTAtgcaataaattaatatgaaaataattttaaaattttaaacttaaaaatctttagttttatttgatatagataataattatagaatctttaaaattcaataatctTAGTATTTGTTTGTACTTTATTCTTCTCACATACATAAATAAAGTTTCATTAGTTCAaatattttagataaaatggtCCAATCACTTCGATGAATTTATTTACTTAACtaagataatatttttaaaatcccAAAAATTCAGAAGTTTTAGGTTTATTcaatgaatttattataacTGTCACTTTATATATTCATCAATATGGATTTGCCATTTTAATCTAATTTAATGGAGTAAGagtgaattatatataaatatatgttatttatagatatatagatttataggcgataatttattttttttataattatttaattagaattaattaatatatgtatatatttataattgcgTCGCTATTTGTTTGCATTTAATTCATGCACATATATCATTAAGGTAATACTTGTTTTCTTTAAGGTAGTATTTTTTAATcttgaatattatttaaacATTTATACTTATGCCCTTATACTACATAAAATTTACCTTTCTATCCCTATTTATTATTGGGATACAAGTTTATAAATATACTAGTGTCATATCCCGCGTATTGCATTATCATTACATGTTATCATTTTTATGACAATTACTCacatttataaataaatatttcttattgataaaaataaatgattaatttcaatttaaaaataataattttcaataacatTACACTGAGTATAAATAATCCAATAATAATGTTGCAACAAATTGTCTCATTTAATATGAGTATGGATCTATTAAATCATTAATACTTAGATAAACCAATTTTTAGctgaattattatatatattaaacatatatctaaatattagattttattaagaaatcgatttctacatatattattagtttttaataattttctaaattatattaatttgaagGAGTTTGCTCCTATATACGTTAAATAGTGTGAATATATAAATACGataactaaaatataaattcataattatataagtaattttaaattatattgatTCTCAGACttttattatatcaaatatagtggctaaaatattagaaatatataattttttctgcATTTTTCTAATTCTATAATAACATTGAAAGTTTTAATCATTTATCGATAAAACAGATTGACGAGTTTAACCTTAGTAAATATAACTCAATTAATTGCTTTTGGaagttaattttatatatatatagatgagcTGATTTATCACCGCCCCCGCGCTCTGGGTGTTCCACGTGGAGGAACAGCAGCAATCGCCGCGTCAAACCGCGCCTTAATTGGCTCAACTATAGTCGGTGATTAATGGCTGCGGTCGGCAAGTGCAAGAATAATTTGGATAATAAGTTGGGCCGAGGAGAGGATCACTTTCCATGATAGGCCCAGGCCCATTATGTCAAAAAAGCACATTGGCCCAGGCCCATATTTATGTGCTTAGGTAAATAACACGAATAACTCATAGAATCCAATTATATGAAGTTCCTCATGGGATCGGTTTTGGACATGCACTGTTTCATGAGTATTTGATTGATATCGCTTTTCGGAGTTTGTGCATATTGAGCTGATTCGGCTTTTACTTCCTTCTTTAGCATAGACATAAAGACTATGCTCGGCTCCTGTCGTGTGCTTAGCAAATTATGAACACCTGACCAGGCGAACCGAGTAGTTTCGACAGAACCCATAATTATGCCCATGCTTGACCAATAAGAGAAGTTATGCCGCTCGGTTCACGTACTGACAAATGTCGAGCATTGTACTTCCGATCGGTTTTTGCAAGATGGACAAATCGAAAATGAAATCGCTGGATATGTTACAGATCTTGACAGTTTCACAACGTGCGGAGAAGGTTCTAACACTGTTTCCAACCTTAAACACTATGGCTATGACAAAATTGAATGTGCTCACAAACACACAAAAACACATTTGATCACACTAAAGAGATAAAAGACTCCCCTTTTGGAACTCTTCACTCCCTTCACCTATaacttcaaacaaaaattCCTATTTACAGTCCCTTGGCCATGGAGATGGCCTTCTCGAGGTTCCGGAAGGCCTTCTCGTACCTCAAGAATCCCATGAACCAGAAGTCGTACCCGTCCTCCGTGACAATCTCTATGTACTTCTGCTCTGGCTTGTTCACGTTCTCGCTCTCGTTGGCGCTCCTTATCTTCCTCGTCGGGATCAAAACCTGCACAAAGAGTGGAGAACTGCTTGAAACTCTGAATCACTCGCATCAATGGTTCAGCAAGCAACGGCTCTACCCATTGTGCGGAAGAGCGTGTAGGGAGAAAATCTCTATGGAGAGAGTGATTTCTAGGAAAGTAGTTTCCCTGTCTATGTTCGGTCTTGTATCTGGAAATAACATAGAGATAGTTCTGATCCTTGGCCGGTCTCAGAACACACAGAAAGGGATAACGCTCAcgaaatcaagggcaagaccGCTGTGACCACGAGCACCATAGTGGCAATGGCAGCAGCAGTGGTGGCTGCTGCCATTTCTGGAGTCGCCAAATGGTGGTTGCAGTGGCCTCTGCCGCTCGGCGGCTTGCCTTGCTTTCATTTTGGCACAAACTAGCAGACAGCGCATGATTTCTACAAAAGGAGCTTACGACTTAAGAACCTTAAATCTTTCTgttataaattatttgattTCCTAATTGAACTTATTGCTCTCAGGCAATGGGCAGGTTCGGAATACCTAACATTTTGGAAACTCAATGGAAACctcaaaaaataagaattttacCGCAAACAAATGGACCTTATAAGATTTAAGAGGTTACTTTATCCGGTTGTTGAACCATACTTTACATTGATTCCCCATCAGCTTAAACTTTCAGATTGAACAAGTTGTATGTAGCCAATCAAAAACCGAACTAGCCAGCTTTTAAGTTAACGAATTACCTTGTAAGGGGCCTTAAAGACCTGCCCCGTTGAGGAGGGGAAGGCGATGGATCTCTCGCTGCAGAAGGCAATCTTCTCGGTGGAGATGAAGAGGAGCCCCGCGATGGGGCCTGATGTCGTGGACAAGTAGCACTGTGAAGCTTTCAACAGCTTCTCCTCTTCCTTCATCCCGAACACCTGCTTGAATATGTTCGTTCTTCCTCCTTCCTGGATTATCTTCGCCCCAAGCCTCAACTTCCCCTTCACAGTATCAGACAGCTTCGGCCCAAGTTTAACTGCAAACACATAGCTATAACCGTCAACTGTGCTAGTTAAACAAATATCCGACCACAACCGTATTTATTATGCGATCAGAGCTTCAAAATCTACCGTGGTCACGGATCCTGTAAGCGAAGCTGCTTTTCCTCCCGAACTTCTTCTTGGTCCGTCCCTTCTTGGAATCATCTTTCTCTGCACCTACAAAAGTCAAAAAAAATTCCAGCCTAAATCATCTCAAACCAGACGCAATCAGGAATCGGCCGGAACCCAATTCGAAACAGTTCCAGAGACTTTCCGGTACTCGGTTTCCACCATGACAAGATGTTGTCTAGAACACAAACCATCCCATTTTGATGGCTTAATCTTTTACCCTTTAAGAGAAAACCAGAACATATGAACCATTTTTCCAGAACCAAAAGGGCAACAACAATGTTTCCCATCGAACATCAGCTGAACATGTACAGAAAGCTCAGGTCTTCCTCTGGATCTAAACACTTTCCAGCTCAAACCAGGAGAcaagtttcaaacttttcataaaataagagaaccAATGAACAATACAGGTCGCACAATGAGAGAGatgaagagggagagagagaggaggggggCATACCGGGTCTGAAGGGAGGAGAGGGGTCTTCGTCTTCCTCATCATCAGAGAAAGAAGGGCTGTGGATTAAGGAGCTGAGGGGTTCAGACAGAGAGGAATGTCTCTCTGGGGTTGTCTCATACGACTTCATGAATGGACTCCCTATGAATATCTCATCTCTGGAGAGCTGCTCCTTCATGTTCATGTCTCCTCTCCCacaacctctctctctctctctctctctctctctctctctctctctatgagACTTGTTATGTTATGCTGCTGTTTCCCactgagaagaagaagaagaagaccatATGGCTAGAATTTAAGCTCCTTCGGGGAAAATGGAGACTTGCCCCTTGAGATAtgattgcattttttttttttccaaattagcTCGGGCCCATTTAGTAGAACTTATTGGTTTATTTCCAGACCAGTCCTTTGGTCCCTCTGGACCATCATAATCTCCTTTAAAAAGTCTAAGGTTAGTAACCCGAAAAAAAGCAAGGTCTAAGGTTAGTGTCGATTTAACAATCCAGATTGGATTGTAGGATcaaaatgttaaaaaatttCCTTGGTTTAAGCTTAGAAAGTTTCATTTACTCTCTTTCAATTTGAAGTATTTTTAATATGTAGTTTTTGATTGGCTATCTACGTAACGATATTGTTGTATAATCTGGACCAtcttatatgaattatttcgATTTGAATATGCTTTAGTCTTATTTGAATTCTTGACGGTAATTGCTTATGTGATATGGCAATCCTAAACACTCGGTTTTCATGTTTTTTCCGTTAGTTTGACAGATAGTTGAACCATAATAAATCATCATGATGAtaaggaattaaaaaaaagtggcTGCTTGAAGGAATTTTCTATGCCTTgttgaaatataaatattattttctgttATTATTTTCAATGTTTAAAATCAATTGTTGTGTTGTGAGTGAGTAAAATAGAAGCTTCTAATGGGAAAATGAGCAATTTCTTGTCAGTTTCATTTCATGGCCTTTTGGGGCCCCACGGAAAGCGAGTccactttttttccttctgtAACATaaacatttttcaagtcaataAAGGTGGGCAGGATGAAGAATCCTCGCCCCCTTGAAgttcttatattattttcaaaccaaaaaaTTGGATAAAATTGCTTAGGAGAAAAACAATCAAAGTTTTGGATTGATGATTAAGGTAATCGTGTTTGTGATGAAACACTAATAAATAGAATGCGATAGTATATGAGATTTCACTCGTCTGATATACTACGTTTATCTTTTGGTTGTAGAACTGattatttttcgtttttttattaatgagGGTCCTTAATTTGTTAACTTCGTCGGACAAATGTTTTAAGACATGATTTCATCGGATGTCTCTTTCTCCAACCATTTTGTTATCAGCCCTCAAGCGTGTTCCAAGTGTTAAACGTATTTCGGTCACTTatctaaattattattaacaataataattttttctttggaGTCAATTTTACATGGCTTTTTCGAGGAAAATGCAAAGGACTCCGAAATAAGTCGAGGGAAAATTTATAAACTTGCAAGCCGGGACTTTCTATGCATGCTAAATTTGACTATAAATTAACGAGATAATCTTCCTCAGTATGGAGAaccaaaaaaacatatgaaagACATTAAGAAGCTAATTGAAATTCAGTGATTGTCAACAAAAGTTTGATACGGTTTTGGTACGACTTTTCACTACAAAATACACCAATTGTTATTGATAAGCATAAACATGCAAAGGCTCACTTTTTGTCATTATTTTTGCGGGATCATTTATGATCATCAAACGTTAAGTCGATGTTGCTCGATCAGACAATACACGGCTGCatgcttttgttttcattatttgatgaaattatAGAGACCGAATTTTTGTGTCAAATGAAACAAGTTTACCCTTTGCATGGACATTATTTGACATGAAAaactcattaatttttttttatttttttaacttaactccatttattttcaattcaacaatataattattacttttcttaatttttaaaaatattttaaccattcaattcaatttttaatactaaattatctaaactattcattattttttttccacaattcaacaacacaatcattacttaattattattttatctcaactattcattacttttttacactttttcttataattcaacaacacaattattacaaaccaattaaaatcgaAACTcaatttaacttaattctaaaaccaaacacattcttATTCTCCACCAactcatttatttattgggTTAGTCAcgcacaatttttttttattaaatctaAAGGTCGtgtcttttttttctattaacaTGCTAGAATCACAATTAAATCTAAATGTCGTATCTTTCtatactattttttaaatgttatattatatttaggaAAGAGTGCAAATATCGTGTTTTTTTTGTGTCACTCTCCAAAGGTCATACTATATTcaggaaaaaaatgtaaatatcgtacttttttatgttatttttcaaaaatcgtattatatatatatataaatacaaaaatcGTTTTTTTAGGTGATTaaccttatttatttatctgaCAAGTCAGTCATCATGGGCACGCAGCGCACAGGTCCAATCTAACGTCCGTCCTGTCACAACACATTTGTCGGCTCTGGGCCGGAAAACGACGTCGCATCTCTGCTCCTCTGCCCTCATCCCTGTGACACTCCCACATGGCTTGCGTGTCGCTGACTCGGCTGTCGGCCCAGATGGCTAAGCGAACAGGGCCCGCTAGAGCCCAATAAGACGGCCCATCCGTCGTGGGCCCCCTTCTCACAGTCTAGCCCATGAGCTCTAGTGGACCAGATCCGGCCCAATAGTTGACAATGAATTAGGGTCAGGCGTTGACTTCAGGCCGAGCTCATAATCTGGGGTCTCTGTCCGCGTCGTCGTCttcatcctcttcttctcaGGTTTCAGTTTCTCGGCGGACGCCGTAGCCGGAGGATCGAGGTAGGCATCTTTCCGACTGATTCTCCGTATATCTGGTTAATCTATTCTTACATTTGGTTCATTGATCTCGTCTTGTTCTTGTTCGTCTCCTGTAACGATTCGCTGTATTTGATTTGAGATGATAACTGCAGAAATCATGCCACAATGCTGCCTCAATCCCCTCAAATCATTGGTTCTGTTACCATAACACTGCTGAAATTGTATGCAAACGTTCTCCACATTGACAGGTTTTGGGTTAAGTTGTCGGGGAAGCAATGGATCCTCCACCGGAACCAGTCAGCTACGTCTGCGGAGGTCTGATTGATCGATTTCTTAATTAATCCATCGCTTTCTCCGAATTTCAAGCTGAttcaaaatgattaatttcTCGACTATTTCAATTGCATGAGTGCTCTTTCGTTGTGATATTTATACTGTGTGTACTGTAGATTGCGGAATGGAGAATACTTTGAAGCCGGGTGATGTGATTCAGTGCAGAGAGTGCGGGTACCGCATCCTGTACAAGAAGCGAACTCGCCGAAGTATGATTTTCTTCCCTGACTTAATAACGAGAACACAAACTTAGCGATTCATCTAATTCATGTGTTTGTTTTCGTGTCATTTTGATTGGGTTTGTTCGATGATCGCTTTCATCCTTGGCTTTTGCTGGCAATGCTTGTTGAATCCAATGATACGGAATGGATGATTGGTTATTCCATAGTTGCATTGCTGAGATGAAGTTAGGATCATATGTTTCTGTCTAATTTTAGGATAGAGGGACAATATTATAGCACAAGAACCGAGCTAGTTCTTCCCTTTGAGTTTGAACTATGGAACTCGTAGTTCATACTAACAAATTCGAAGGTTAGGATTATCCGACATACATGCTCTAGAAAACTGATTGGACTCGGTATTGATCTAGTTAGGTTAAAAGAGTTGTTTTGGACACTCATATACTCTTTCCATTTCCCGTGGAATTTCCTGCTTCACCCCCTTTGGACTAGGTGTTCTACTCTTCTATTAGTCCACGATGAATCAAATTCATCCCTGGGACCATCGTTCTGTCTCCAGTGCATTTGTATCTGCACTGTACATTTCTGTATATTTAAACGGACAATACTTCATCTGTCTAGCTGTGAAGCAAATAATCAATTgtcgtttttttttgttctttctcCCCTGTGATGTCTCTCTTTATATATGTGCTACAAATTATCTTTCTAATATCTTGTCTAATATCTATGCATTTTTGTTTGGCTCGCTGCAGTCATCCAGTATGAGGCTCGTTGAAGGAGCATGCAGAAACCGGCACAGTGAAGCTCGTATTCTCTACCTAATCGTGACCTTGGTGGTGGTCCTTAGTAGGTTTAGCATCATTCGTGTCTAATCTATGAGTCACATATGAAAGAATGTTTCTGAGCGTATCGTTGA
Above is a window of Punica granatum isolate Tunisia-2019 chromosome 7, ASM765513v2, whole genome shotgun sequence DNA encoding:
- the LOC116212950 gene encoding DNA-directed RNA polymerases II, IV and V subunit 12; its protein translation is MDPPPEPVSYVCGDCGMENTLKPGDVIQCRECGYRILYKKRTRRIIQYEAR
- the LOC116215578 gene encoding putative GEM-like protein 8, which encodes MNMKEQLSRDEIFIGSPFMKSYETTPERHSSLSEPLSSLIHSPSFSDDEEDEDPSPPFRPGAEKDDSKKGRTKKKFGRKSSFAYRIRDHVKLGPKLSDTVKGKLRLGAKIIQEGGRTNIFKQVFGMKEEEKLLKASQCYLSTTSGPIAGLLFISTEKIAFCSERSIAFPSSTGQVFKAPYKVLIPTRKIRSANESENVNKPEQKYIEIVTEDGYDFWFMGFLRYEKAFRNLEKAISMAKGL